In a single window of the Zea mays cultivar B73 chromosome 5, Zm-B73-REFERENCE-NAM-5.0, whole genome shotgun sequence genome:
- the LOC100285747 gene encoding Defensin-like protein CAL1 precursor: protein MALLSRPMAAAPFFVVVLLVLVAAERTMGRVVVEETLCLSQSHAFKGVCLSNTNCDNVCKTEKFTGGECKMDGVMRKCYCKKVC from the exons ATGGCCCTGTTGTCTCGCCCTATGGCCGCCGCACCATTCTTCGTCGTCGTCCTTCTCGTACTCGTGGCGGCAG AGAGGACGATGGGCAGGGTGGTGGTGGAAGAGACGCTCTGCCTGTCGCAGAGCCATGCCTTCAAAGGCGTGTGCCTCAGCAACACCAACTGCGACAACGTATGCAAGACGGAGAAGTTCACAGGCGGCGAGTGCAAGATGGACGGCGTCATGCGCAAGTGCTACTGCAAGAAGGTCTGCTAG